The proteins below come from a single Piscinibacter gummiphilus genomic window:
- a CDS encoding ABC transporter substrate-binding protein, whose protein sequence is MKLKTLALGCALAASSLAHAQGISDDKVKIGLILDMSGLYSDITGPNLVTAVKMAVDDYGGKVLGKPIEVLAADHQNKADIAANKAREWYDVEKLDAVLDVAASAPALAVATVAKEKNKIAVFTSPGASRLTNEACTPVTVHYTYDTYALANVTGKAVVQNGGDTWFFLVADYAFGSVLEKDTSDVVKAGGGKVLGSVRHPLSASDFSSYMLKAQGSGAKIIGLANAGGDTINAIKAAKEFGLTASGKQQLAGLLMFINDVHSLGLPATQGMMLSAGWYWDLNPETRAWAKRFFEKTKKMPNMAQAGAYSATLHYLNAVKAAGTDATEPVMAKMKSMPINDMFAKNGRIREDGRMVHDMYLFQVKKPSESKSPWDYYALKGTVPADQAFTPLASSACPLVKK, encoded by the coding sequence ATGAAGCTCAAGACGCTCGCCCTCGGCTGTGCGCTGGCTGCCTCCTCGCTCGCCCACGCGCAAGGCATCTCGGACGACAAGGTGAAGATCGGCCTGATCCTCGACATGTCGGGCCTGTATTCCGACATCACCGGCCCCAACCTCGTCACCGCCGTGAAGATGGCCGTCGACGACTACGGCGGCAAGGTGCTCGGCAAGCCCATCGAGGTGCTGGCCGCCGACCACCAGAACAAGGCCGACATCGCGGCCAACAAGGCGCGCGAGTGGTACGACGTCGAGAAACTCGACGCCGTGCTTGACGTGGCCGCCAGCGCGCCCGCCCTCGCGGTCGCGACCGTCGCGAAGGAGAAGAACAAGATCGCCGTCTTCACCTCGCCCGGCGCCTCGCGCCTGACCAATGAAGCCTGCACGCCGGTCACCGTCCACTACACCTACGACACCTACGCGCTGGCCAACGTGACCGGCAAGGCGGTGGTGCAGAACGGCGGCGACACCTGGTTCTTCCTGGTCGCCGACTACGCCTTCGGCTCGGTGCTGGAGAAGGACACGTCGGACGTGGTGAAGGCCGGTGGCGGCAAGGTGCTGGGCTCGGTGCGCCACCCCTTGAGCGCGTCCGACTTCTCGTCGTACATGCTGAAGGCGCAGGGCTCGGGCGCGAAGATCATCGGCTTGGCCAATGCGGGCGGCGACACCATCAACGCCATCAAGGCGGCGAAGGAATTCGGCCTCACCGCCTCGGGCAAGCAGCAGCTCGCGGGCCTCCTGATGTTCATCAACGATGTGCACAGCCTGGGCCTGCCGGCCACGCAAGGGATGATGCTCAGCGCCGGCTGGTACTGGGACCTGAACCCCGAGACCCGTGCCTGGGCCAAGCGCTTCTTCGAGAAGACCAAGAAGATGCCCAACATGGCCCAGGCCGGCGCCTACTCGGCCACGCTGCACTACCTGAACGCGGTGAAGGCGGCCGGCACCGACGCCACCGAGCCGGTGATGGCGAAGATGAAGTCGATGCCCATCAACGACATGTTCGCGAAGAACGGCCGCATCCGCGAAGACGGGCGCATGGTGCACGACATGTACCTGTTCCAGGTGAAGAAGCCGTCCGAGTCGAAGTCGCCGTGGGACTACTACGCCCTCAAGGGCACGGTGCCGGCCGACCAGGCGTTCACACCGCTCGCATCGAGCGCTTGTCCCCTCGTCAAGAAATGA
- a CDS encoding glyoxylate/hydroxypyruvate reductase A, whose product MAILVLSNPLPSAPFAAALRQASGGIPVWTEQDSPPPEAVEAILAWRMRPGILPQYPNLRVLCSTGAGAEKLLVDDLPEHVPVTRVVDPMQGVEIAQYVVATTLQFTRDLKLYAEQQARAEWKRHPVRTAVRCRVGVMGLGAVGQAIARAFLPLGYPVGGWSRTPREVPGVATFAGMDELPEFLSQADILVCALPLTDETRGLLNHHTLAQLPRGAFFVNIGRGEQVVEPDLRALLDGGYLAGAALDVFEREPPPPDNWVWSHPQVVATPHIAAQASFDTVAQQCVDALRRARDGLPQPLAVDRQRGY is encoded by the coding sequence ATGGCCATCCTGGTGCTGTCGAACCCTCTTCCGTCGGCACCGTTCGCCGCCGCTCTGCGCCAAGCCTCCGGGGGCATCCCGGTCTGGACCGAACAAGACAGTCCGCCGCCTGAAGCGGTGGAAGCCATCCTCGCGTGGCGCATGCGGCCGGGCATCCTGCCGCAGTACCCCAACCTGCGCGTGCTGTGCTCCACCGGCGCCGGTGCCGAGAAGCTGCTCGTCGACGACCTGCCCGAGCATGTGCCGGTCACGCGCGTGGTCGACCCGATGCAAGGCGTCGAGATCGCGCAGTACGTGGTCGCGACCACACTGCAGTTCACGCGCGACCTCAAGCTCTACGCCGAACAGCAGGCGCGCGCCGAATGGAAGCGCCACCCGGTGCGCACGGCGGTGCGCTGCCGTGTCGGGGTGATGGGCCTCGGCGCCGTGGGCCAAGCCATCGCGCGGGCCTTCCTGCCGCTCGGCTACCCGGTGGGGGGCTGGAGCCGCACGCCGCGTGAGGTGCCGGGCGTGGCCACCTTCGCAGGGATGGACGAGCTGCCCGAGTTCCTCTCGCAGGCCGACATCCTCGTCTGCGCACTGCCGCTCACCGACGAGACGCGCGGACTGCTGAACCACCACACGCTCGCGCAACTGCCGCGCGGCGCCTTCTTCGTCAACATCGGCCGGGGCGAGCAGGTGGTCGAGCCCGACCTGCGTGCGCTGCTCGACGGCGGCTACCTCGCCGGGGCCGCGCTCGACGTGTTCGAACGCGAGCCACCGCCACCCGACAACTGGGTGTGGTCGCACCCGCAGGTGGTGGCCACGCCGCACATCGCCGCGCAGGCCTCGTTCGACACCGTGGCCCAGCAGTGCGTCGATGCGCTGCGCCGCGCACGCGACGGGCTGCCCCAGCCGCTCGCCGTCGACCGACAACGCGGTTACTGA
- a CDS encoding electron transfer flavoprotein subunit alpha/FixB family protein, with amino-acid sequence MTTLVIAEHDNKTVKGATLNTVTAAAAIGGDVHVLIAGNAAADAAKAAAQIAGVAKVIHADGAQLDHGLAENVAAQVLAIAGNYSHILFPATASGKNVAPRVAAKLDVGQISDITKVVAPDTFERPIYAGNAIATVQSADKVKVITVRTTGFDAAAATGGSAQVETAAAAADSGKSSFQGSEIAKNDRPELTAAKIIVSGGRALGSSDKFTEVLTPLADKLGAALGASRAAVDAGYAPNDWQVGQTGKIVAPQLYIAAGISGAIQHLAGMKDSKVIVAINKDPEAPIFSVADYSLEADLFTAVPELVKAL; translated from the coding sequence ATGACCACCCTCGTCATTGCTGAACACGACAACAAGACCGTCAAGGGCGCGACCCTGAACACCGTCACCGCCGCCGCCGCCATTGGCGGCGACGTGCACGTGCTCATCGCCGGCAACGCCGCCGCCGACGCCGCCAAGGCCGCGGCCCAGATCGCCGGCGTCGCCAAGGTGATCCACGCCGACGGCGCCCAGCTCGACCACGGCCTGGCCGAGAACGTCGCGGCCCAAGTCCTCGCCATCGCGGGCAACTACAGCCACATCCTCTTCCCCGCCACCGCCAGCGGCAAGAACGTAGCCCCGCGCGTGGCCGCCAAACTCGACGTCGGCCAGATCAGCGACATCACCAAGGTCGTCGCCCCCGACACCTTCGAGCGCCCCATCTACGCCGGCAACGCCATTGCCACCGTGCAGAGCGCCGACAAGGTCAAGGTCATCACCGTGCGCACCACCGGCTTCGATGCCGCCGCCGCCACGGGGGGCAGCGCCCAGGTCGAAACCGCCGCCGCTGCCGCCGACTCCGGCAAGAGCAGCTTCCAGGGCAGCGAGATCGCCAAGAACGACCGGCCCGAGCTCACCGCCGCCAAGATCATCGTCTCCGGTGGCCGGGCGCTCGGCTCCAGCGACAAGTTCACCGAAGTGCTCACGCCGCTGGCCGACAAGCTCGGCGCCGCGCTGGGCGCGAGCCGCGCCGCGGTCGATGCGGGCTACGCCCCCAACGACTGGCAGGTCGGCCAGACCGGCAAGATCGTGGCGCCGCAGCTGTACATCGCCGCCGGCATCTCGGGGGCCATCCAGCACCTGGCCGGCATGAAGGACAGCAAGGTGATCGTGGCCATCAACAAAGACCCCGAGGCGCCGATCTTCTCGGTGGCTGACTACAGTCTCGAAGCCGACCTCTTCACCGCCGTGCCCGAGCTGGTGAAGGCGCTTTAA
- a CDS encoding electron transfer flavoprotein subunit beta/FixA family protein produces MKVLVAVKRVVDYNVKVRVKSDGSGVDIANVKMSMNPFDEIAVEEAVRLKEKGVVTEVIAVSAGPAQCQETLRTAMAIGADRGILVETDAELQPLAVAKLLKALVDKEQPGLVILGKQAIDDDCNQTGQMLAALADLPQATFASKVELAADSATVTREVDGGLETLKLSLPAVVTTDLRLNEPRYVTLPNIMKAKKKPLETVKPDALGVDVAPRIKTLKVAEPPKRSAGIKVPDVATLVDKLKNVSKVL; encoded by the coding sequence ATGAAAGTGCTGGTAGCCGTCAAGCGAGTGGTGGACTACAACGTGAAGGTGCGTGTGAAGAGTGACGGCAGCGGTGTGGACATCGCCAACGTCAAGATGAGCATGAACCCCTTCGACGAGATTGCGGTGGAAGAAGCCGTGCGTCTGAAGGAAAAAGGCGTGGTCACCGAAGTGATCGCCGTGTCGGCCGGCCCGGCCCAGTGCCAGGAGACCCTGCGCACCGCGATGGCCATCGGCGCCGACCGCGGCATCCTGGTCGAGACCGATGCCGAACTCCAGCCGCTCGCCGTGGCGAAGCTCCTCAAGGCCCTCGTCGACAAGGAACAACCCGGCCTCGTCATCCTCGGCAAGCAGGCCATCGACGACGACTGCAACCAGACCGGCCAGATGCTGGCGGCCTTGGCCGACCTGCCCCAAGCCACCTTCGCCAGCAAGGTCGAGCTCGCCGCCGACTCGGCCACCGTCACCCGTGAAGTCGACGGCGGCCTGGAGACCCTGAAGCTCAGCCTGCCCGCCGTCGTCACCACCGACCTGCGCCTGAACGAGCCGCGCTACGTGACGCTGCCCAACATCATGAAGGCCAAGAAGAAGCCGCTGGAGACCGTCAAGCCCGACGCGCTCGGCGTCGACGTCGCCCCCCGCATCAAGACCCTGAAGGTTGCCGAGCCCCCCAAGCGCAGCGCCGGCATCAAGGTGCCCGACGTCGCCACGCTGGTCGACAAGCTCAAGAACGTCTCCAAGGTCCTCTGA
- a CDS encoding class II aldolase/adducin family protein — MNAPLEFASLKNQVSEAEWQTRVDLAAAYRLVALFGWDDLVFTHISARVPGEPDNFLINPYGLFFEEITASSLVKVDHHGEKVSPSKFDINPAGFVIHSAIHEARPEVNCVLHTHTLHGVAVSAQKRGLLPLSQHSTLPLNQIAYHDYEGIALRDDEKPRLCANLGKANCLILRNHGLLTCGRSVAEAFQGMYMLEAACRMQILAQSGGVELNHIPQDVVELNMQQARDASRGQGSNLVWPGLLRRLDRRNPGYDA; from the coding sequence ATGAATGCACCGCTTGAATTTGCGTCACTCAAGAACCAGGTCTCCGAAGCAGAGTGGCAAACACGGGTGGACCTGGCCGCCGCCTACCGGCTGGTGGCCTTGTTCGGGTGGGACGACCTCGTCTTCACGCACATCTCGGCCCGCGTGCCCGGCGAGCCCGACAACTTCCTGATCAACCCCTACGGTCTCTTCTTCGAGGAGATCACCGCTTCCAGCCTGGTGAAGGTCGACCACCACGGCGAGAAGGTCAGCCCCTCGAAGTTCGACATCAACCCGGCCGGCTTCGTGATCCACAGCGCGATCCACGAGGCTCGCCCCGAGGTCAACTGCGTGCTGCACACGCACACGCTGCACGGCGTGGCGGTGTCGGCGCAGAAGCGCGGCCTTCTGCCGCTGTCGCAACACTCCACGCTGCCGCTGAACCAGATCGCGTACCACGACTACGAAGGCATCGCGCTGCGCGACGACGAGAAGCCGCGTCTGTGCGCGAATCTCGGCAAGGCCAACTGCCTGATCCTGCGCAACCACGGCCTCCTGACCTGCGGCCGCTCGGTGGCCGAAGCCTTCCAGGGCATGTACATGCTCGAAGCCGCATGCCGCATGCAGATCCTGGCGCAGTCGGGGGGCGTGGAGCTCAACCACATCCCGCAAGACGTGGTCGAGTTGAACATGCAGCAAGCACGCGATGCCTCGCGCGGCCAGGGCTCCAACCTCGTGTGGCCGGGCCTCCTGCGCCGGCTCGACCGCCGCAACCCGGGTTATGACGCGTAA
- a CDS encoding tripartite tricarboxylate transporter substrate binding protein: protein MTTPLQRLRRALVLATAGAALAAPFGTAHAQAFPSAKPVTLIVPWPAGGSTDRHHRALAEIASKYLGQQIIIENKPGAGGTLGPSSMAMTAKPDGYTISQYPMGMLRIPHMNKVQWSPINDFTFIIGVSGYTFGFVVKSDSPHKTFKDYIEAARKQPGKIDYGSTGIGTSPHLLMEELADKAGVQLNHIPFKGNADLMQALIGGHVMAASDASGWDKFVDNNQMRLLVTFGENRTKRWPNVPTAKELGYGIVSQSPYGLVGPKGMDPAVVKTLHDAFKKAMDDPKHAEVLATLNQDPWYRTGEQYKSWAIATYAKDKLLIDRLGLAVK from the coding sequence ATGACCACCCCTTTGCAACGTCTGCGACGCGCTCTCGTACTGGCCACGGCCGGCGCCGCACTGGCTGCCCCGTTCGGCACTGCCCACGCGCAGGCCTTTCCCAGCGCCAAGCCTGTCACGCTGATCGTGCCTTGGCCGGCCGGCGGTTCCACCGACCGCCATCACCGCGCGCTCGCCGAGATCGCGAGCAAGTACCTCGGCCAGCAGATCATCATCGAGAACAAGCCCGGTGCCGGCGGCACCCTCGGCCCCAGCTCGATGGCGATGACCGCCAAGCCCGACGGCTACACGATCTCGCAGTACCCGATGGGCATGCTGCGCATTCCGCACATGAACAAGGTGCAGTGGAGCCCCATCAACGACTTCACCTTCATCATCGGTGTGTCGGGCTACACCTTCGGCTTCGTCGTGAAGAGCGATTCGCCGCACAAAACCTTCAAGGACTACATCGAAGCCGCGCGCAAGCAGCCGGGCAAGATCGACTACGGCTCCACCGGTATCGGCACCAGCCCGCACCTCCTGATGGAAGAGCTGGCCGACAAGGCCGGCGTGCAGCTCAACCACATCCCCTTCAAGGGCAACGCCGACCTGATGCAGGCGCTGATCGGGGGCCACGTGATGGCCGCGAGCGATGCTTCGGGCTGGGACAAGTTTGTCGACAACAACCAGATGCGCCTGCTCGTGACCTTCGGCGAGAACCGCACCAAGCGCTGGCCGAACGTGCCCACCGCCAAGGAACTGGGCTACGGCATCGTGTCGCAGTCGCCTTACGGCCTGGTCGGCCCCAAGGGCATGGACCCGGCGGTCGTGAAAACACTGCACGACGCCTTCAAGAAGGCGATGGACGACCCCAAGCATGCTGAAGTGCTGGCCACGCTCAACCAGGACCCGTGGTACCGCACGGGCGAGCAGTACAAGTCGTGGGCCATCGCGACCTACGCGAAAGACAAGCTGCTGATCGACCGCCTGGGCCTCGCCGTCAAGTAA
- a CDS encoding cyclase family protein encodes MSTSTRWKKRPEGSTWGDFGPDDQLGRLNLLTPEKVKQGVAEVKEGLAFGLSLPLDYPGGAKLNPRRKPPDLRPTDLSGDPFMNMPLRRFDKRNTDVVCDDQVNITLQYSTQWDTFAHVGSWFDADGDGEPEKVYYNGFRAHEDVLGPGDLKLASCGCGEGGSYALKLGVETFAVKAIQGRGVLVNLHAHIGNTRERVGYEQLMRILDADKVAVEKGDMLLFYTGFADVILSMNKGPDMKVLNNACATLDGRDEKLLQWVTDSGVAALIADNYAVEAYPARDTEGDAERAALPLHEHCLFKLGVPLGELWFLTDLATWLRAHNRSRFLLTAPPLRLPGAVGSPVTAVATV; translated from the coding sequence ATGAGCACCTCCACCCGCTGGAAAAAACGCCCCGAAGGTTCGACCTGGGGCGACTTCGGCCCCGACGACCAACTGGGCCGCCTGAATTTGCTCACCCCCGAGAAGGTGAAGCAGGGCGTGGCCGAAGTGAAGGAAGGCCTTGCCTTCGGCCTGAGCCTGCCGCTCGACTACCCCGGTGGCGCGAAGCTCAACCCGCGCCGCAAGCCGCCCGACCTGCGCCCCACCGACCTGAGCGGCGACCCGTTCATGAACATGCCGCTGCGCCGCTTCGACAAGCGCAACACCGACGTGGTCTGCGACGACCAGGTCAACATCACGCTGCAGTACTCCACGCAATGGGACACCTTCGCGCACGTCGGCTCGTGGTTCGATGCCGACGGCGATGGCGAGCCGGAGAAGGTCTACTACAACGGCTTCCGTGCGCATGAAGACGTGCTCGGCCCCGGCGACCTGAAGCTCGCGTCTTGCGGCTGTGGCGAAGGCGGCTCGTATGCGCTCAAGCTCGGCGTCGAGACCTTCGCGGTGAAGGCCATACAGGGCCGCGGCGTGCTCGTGAACCTGCACGCCCACATCGGCAACACGCGCGAGCGGGTCGGCTACGAGCAGCTCATGCGCATCCTCGACGCCGACAAGGTGGCGGTCGAGAAAGGCGACATGCTGCTCTTCTACACCGGCTTCGCCGACGTCATCCTCTCGATGAACAAAGGGCCCGACATGAAGGTGCTCAACAATGCGTGCGCCACGCTCGACGGCCGCGACGAGAAGCTCCTGCAATGGGTCACCGACAGCGGCGTGGCCGCGCTCATCGCCGACAACTACGCCGTCGAGGCCTACCCCGCGCGTGACACCGAAGGCGATGCCGAGCGCGCCGCCCTGCCCCTGCACGAACACTGCCTCTTCAAGCTGGGCGTGCCGCTGGGCGAACTGTGGTTCCTCACGGACCTCGCCACTTGGCTGCGCGCCCACAATCGTTCGCGTTTCCTGCTCACCGCCCCGCCGCTGCGGCTGCCGGGCGCGGTGGGGTCTCCCGTGACGGCCGTTGCCACCGTCTGA
- a CDS encoding class I adenylate-forming enzyme family protein, protein MDPIAAPFEKDFGVIADRVRAHAKRDPNHLALVDKTASVTYAQLDAMMDRVAAALKRDGIKPQQAIAICAYSSVHYAAIFLGALRAGVVVAPLAPGSTPEQLQGMLTDADAKILFTEEATGEAVKAAEELGIPRVSLDGSPVGKQLVDWVAPAGTTFKEVKPKPDWAFNIIYSSGTTGTPKGIVQPHKMRWAHVRRGGDAYQYGPGGTTILATPLYSNTTLVVFFPTIAWGGTVVLMPKFDAKGYLELAQKHRVTHTMLVPVQYSRIMAVPEFDSFDLSSFKFKFCTSAPFGAALKADILKRWPGGLVEFYGMTEGGGTCILEAHTYPNKLHTVGKPAEGHDIRLIDEHGKVVPQGEMGEVVGKSVSMMTGYHQQPGKTRDAEWYSPEGERFIRTGDVGRFDEDGFLTLMDRKKDMIISGGFNIYPSDLEAVMRQHAAVADVAVVGVPSDAWGETPVAYVVKKPGEPITEQALQDWFAHQVGKTQRLSAVHYIDELPRSAIGKVLKRELRDKHVAESKPHIVA, encoded by the coding sequence ATGGACCCGATCGCTGCCCCCTTCGAAAAAGACTTCGGCGTCATCGCCGACCGAGTGCGCGCCCACGCCAAGCGCGACCCGAACCACCTCGCCCTCGTCGACAAGACCGCAAGCGTCACCTACGCCCAGCTCGACGCGATGATGGACCGCGTGGCCGCCGCACTGAAGCGCGATGGCATCAAGCCGCAGCAGGCGATTGCGATCTGCGCGTATTCGTCGGTGCACTACGCGGCGATCTTCCTCGGCGCGCTGCGCGCCGGCGTGGTGGTGGCCCCGCTCGCCCCCGGTTCGACGCCCGAGCAGCTGCAAGGCATGCTGACCGACGCCGACGCGAAGATCCTCTTCACCGAAGAAGCGACGGGCGAAGCGGTGAAGGCCGCCGAAGAGCTCGGCATCCCGCGCGTCTCGCTCGACGGCTCGCCGGTCGGGAAGCAACTCGTCGATTGGGTCGCCCCTGCCGGCACCACCTTCAAGGAAGTGAAGCCGAAGCCCGACTGGGCCTTCAACATCATCTATTCCTCGGGCACCACCGGCACGCCCAAGGGCATCGTGCAGCCGCACAAGATGCGCTGGGCCCATGTGCGCCGCGGCGGCGATGCCTACCAATACGGGCCGGGCGGCACCACCATCCTCGCCACACCGCTGTATTCCAACACCACGCTCGTCGTCTTCTTCCCGACCATCGCCTGGGGCGGCACCGTGGTGCTGATGCCAAAGTTCGACGCCAAGGGCTACCTCGAACTGGCGCAGAAGCACCGCGTGACGCACACCATGCTCGTGCCGGTGCAGTACTCGCGCATCATGGCCGTGCCCGAGTTCGACTCGTTCGACCTCTCGAGCTTCAAGTTCAAGTTCTGCACCAGCGCGCCCTTCGGCGCCGCGCTCAAGGCCGACATCCTGAAACGCTGGCCGGGTGGCCTGGTCGAGTTCTACGGCATGACCGAAGGCGGCGGCACCTGCATCCTGGAAGCGCACACCTACCCGAACAAGCTGCACACCGTGGGCAAGCCCGCCGAGGGCCACGACATCCGCCTGATCGACGAGCACGGCAAGGTCGTGCCGCAAGGCGAGATGGGCGAGGTGGTGGGCAAGAGCGTCTCGATGATGACCGGCTACCACCAGCAGCCGGGCAAGACACGCGACGCCGAGTGGTACAGCCCCGAGGGCGAGCGCTTCATCCGCACCGGTGACGTGGGCCGCTTCGACGAAGACGGCTTCCTCACGCTGATGGACCGCAAGAAGGACATGATCATCAGCGGCGGCTTCAACATCTACCCGAGCGACCTCGAAGCGGTGATGCGCCAGCATGCCGCCGTGGCCGACGTGGCGGTGGTGGGCGTGCCCTCCGACGCCTGGGGCGAGACGCCGGTGGCCTACGTGGTCAAGAAGCCCGGCGAGCCCATCACCGAGCAGGCGCTGCAGGACTGGTTCGCGCACCAGGTCGGCAAGACGCAGCGGCTCTCGGCGGTGCACTACATCGACGAGCTGCCGCGCAGCGCCATCGGCAAGGTGCTCAAGCGCGAGCTGCGCGACAAGCATGTCGCGGAGTCCAAGCCGCACATCGTGGCTTGA
- a CDS encoding serine hydrolase domain-containing protein, which produces MTISHSTLRRTLLATFATSAMLVAGCATPGASDGGKTPGTMNAAALQKLDELVTRDAAAGRLPGAVIVLYRDGKVVHERAIGVRNPQASSPMTADSIFRIYSMSKPIVSVGTMMLVEDGKVQLQAPISRYLPEFKDLKLGVEKKDASGNPVLELVPSPRQPTVQDLVRHTSGLTYGVFGKSLVKSEYLKAGVEGVNLSNTEFAKRIATMPLAYVPGTTWEYSRSTDVLGALIERVSGQTLGAYLQQRILGPLGMKDSGFHVPADKLGRIAEPYKVDPDSKQPVNLIDITKPPVYESGGGGMVSTAADYLRFCRMMLNGGELDGVRILSPKTVASMMSDHLGEDVIRTSRIPGTTTGYLPGPGYGFGLGFAVRLAPGESASASSVGESNWGGFGGTAFWIDPKEKLIAIWMMQAPGQREHYRAVFRNMVYGAF; this is translated from the coding sequence ATGACGATTTCCCACTCGACCTTGCGACGCACCCTCCTGGCCACCTTCGCCACGAGCGCCATGCTGGTGGCCGGCTGCGCCACCCCGGGCGCCAGCGACGGTGGCAAGACCCCCGGCACGATGAACGCCGCCGCGCTGCAGAAGCTCGACGAGCTCGTGACCCGCGACGCCGCCGCCGGCCGACTGCCGGGCGCGGTGATCGTGCTCTACCGCGACGGCAAGGTCGTGCACGAGCGCGCCATCGGCGTGCGCAACCCGCAGGCATCGTCGCCGATGACGGCGGATTCGATCTTCCGCATCTACTCGATGAGCAAGCCCATCGTCTCGGTGGGCACGATGATGCTGGTCGAAGACGGCAAGGTGCAGCTGCAGGCGCCGATCTCGCGCTACCTGCCCGAGTTCAAGGACCTGAAGCTCGGCGTCGAGAAGAAGGACGCAAGCGGCAACCCGGTGCTCGAGCTCGTGCCCTCGCCGCGCCAGCCCACCGTGCAGGACCTGGTGCGCCACACCTCGGGCCTGACCTACGGCGTGTTCGGCAAGTCGCTCGTGAAGAGCGAGTACCTCAAGGCCGGCGTCGAGGGCGTGAACCTCAGCAACACCGAGTTCGCGAAGCGCATCGCCACCATGCCGCTGGCCTACGTGCCCGGCACGACCTGGGAATACAGCCGCTCGACCGACGTGCTGGGCGCGCTGATCGAGCGTGTGTCGGGCCAGACGCTCGGCGCCTACCTGCAGCAGCGCATCCTCGGGCCCTTGGGCATGAAGGACAGCGGCTTCCACGTGCCCGCCGACAAGCTCGGCCGCATCGCCGAGCCCTACAAGGTCGACCCCGACAGCAAGCAGCCCGTCAACCTGATCGACATCACCAAGCCGCCGGTCTATGAATCGGGCGGCGGCGGCATGGTCTCCACCGCGGCCGACTACCTGCGCTTCTGCCGGATGATGTTGAACGGCGGCGAGCTCGACGGCGTGCGCATCCTCTCGCCCAAGACCGTGGCCTCCATGATGAGCGACCACCTGGGCGAAGACGTGATCCGCACGAGCCGCATCCCCGGCACCACCACCGGCTACCTGCCGGGCCCGGGCTACGGCTTCGGCCTGGGCTTCGCGGTGCGCCTGGCCCCCGGCGAATCGGCCAGCGCGAGCAGCGTGGGCGAATCCAACTGGGGCGGCTTCGGCGGCACCGCGTTCTGGATCGACCCGAAGGAAAAGCTCATTGCCATCTGGATGATGCAGGCACCGGGGCAGCGCGAGCACTACCGCGCGGTGTTCCGCAACATGGTCTACGGCGCGTTCTGA